The following proteins are co-located in the Spinactinospora alkalitolerans genome:
- the cas6e gene encoding type I-E CRISPR-associated protein Cas6/Cse3/CasE yields MTWLTKIVPDLRHRQVRADFRSAGDLHRKLIRLSSDLGPEPVEDPRARAGLLFRVEETRSGIHLLVQSRSRLALDGLGPGYDVSEPRELEPFLKRLEKGRPVRYRIVASPTKRLGKSENNARRLGLDEKTGPKAYTMPLRGAEADEWWSLRAAASGLDLRSASAHALDDARDNGTAGKKRRVRHPAVRFEGGAVIADADVVRSAVLNGIGRGKSHGCGLLSLALVED; encoded by the coding sequence ATGACGTGGTTGACCAAGATCGTTCCCGACCTGCGCCACCGCCAGGTGCGCGCCGATTTCCGCAGTGCCGGCGATCTGCACCGCAAACTGATCCGGCTCTCCTCCGATCTCGGCCCCGAACCGGTCGAGGACCCGCGCGCACGCGCCGGACTGCTGTTCCGGGTGGAGGAGACGCGATCGGGCATCCACCTGCTGGTGCAGAGCCGGTCCCGGCTCGCCCTGGACGGCCTCGGCCCCGGATACGACGTAAGCGAGCCCCGCGAACTGGAACCTTTTCTGAAGCGGTTGGAGAAGGGCCGTCCCGTGCGGTACCGGATCGTGGCCAGCCCGACCAAACGGCTCGGCAAGTCAGAGAACAACGCGCGGCGGCTGGGCCTGGACGAGAAGACTGGGCCGAAGGCGTACACCATGCCGTTGCGCGGTGCGGAGGCCGACGAGTGGTGGAGCCTCCGCGCCGCAGCCAGCGGCCTGGACCTGCGCAGCGCTTCCGCCCACGCGCTCGACGACGCCCGGGACAACGGCACCGCGGGCAAGAAGCGGCGCGTCCGGCACCCGGCCGTGCGGTTCGAGGGCGGCGCGGTCATCGCCGACGCCGACGTGGTGCGCTCCGCGGTGCTCAACGGCATCGGGCGCGGCAAATCGCACGGGTGCGGGCTTCTCAGCCTCGCGCTCGTGGAGGACTGA